In Lentimicrobiaceae bacterium, the following proteins share a genomic window:
- a CDS encoding Ig-like domain-containing protein, whose product MKNIKITPIIIFTLLSILISFSCDKEKNNLNPTVRFIQPENNIVIEHDTVLTIFVDAKDSDGYVTKVDLLINDTIVKEFFSPPYQYDWHGSKLENAGVHTIKAIAYDDKGASDYAEISIEIKDFRIKYLGDFYFKVIKESWMHFEPVATYDTSFYDGVIRRYELIDSDNDLFSGVDSNENQNEKITIEFKQNTKITSLIDDNGVLIPKSGYHYSHTGKFVHIDTIKFHVGGLGGLGYGYSYDVEGIRK is encoded by the coding sequence ATGAAAAACATAAAAATAACTCCAATTATTATTTTTACTTTATTGAGCATACTGATTTCCTTTAGTTGTGATAAAGAAAAAAATAATCTAAACCCAACTGTACGGTTCATACAACCCGAGAACAACATCGTAATTGAGCATGACACGGTACTGACTATATTCGTTGACGCGAAAGATTCTGATGGATATGTCACAAAAGTAGATTTATTAATCAATGATACAATTGTTAAGGAATTTTTTTCTCCACCATATCAGTACGATTGGCATGGTTCAAAACTTGAAAATGCAGGAGTTCATACTATTAAAGCAATTGCCTACGATGATAAAGGAGCAAGTGATTACGCTGAAATAAGTATTGAAATAAAAGATTTTCGAATAAAATATCTTGGTGATTTTTATTTTAAAGTAATAAAAGAATCATGGATGCATTTTGAACCAGTAGCAACTTATGACACTTCTTTCTATGATGGAGTGATTCGTAGGTATGAATTAATTGACAGCGATAATGATTTATTCTCTGGTGTCGACAGTAATGAAAATCAGAACGAAAAAATCACTATAGAATTCAAACAAAACACAAAAATCACATCGCTTATTGATGATAATGGGGTGTTAATACCCAAGTCAGGCTATCATTATTCACATACAGGCAAATTTGTTCACATTGATACTATTAAATTTCATGTTGGTGGGTTAGGCGGATTGGGTTATGGATATAGTTACGACGTTGAAGGAATAAGAAAATAA
- a CDS encoding FkbM family methyltransferase, producing the protein MKNIKSYDVKRHFISLIKQTLREILIFLHLDLTKNLKYDRLTRIILRKNLKRNSNCIDVGCHKGEILDLMLSYAPDGKHYAFEPIPHMFNDLKNKYRNKAEVFPYAISDNSGETVFQFVKNAPAYSGIKRRRYDITNPIIEEINVELKTLDEIIPSNEKIHLIKIDVEGGEFGVLKGAKNLLKTNKPIIIFECGKGASDYYGTSPLDLYDFLSNEIGLKMYTLQSFIKNKQPIKVVEFENYFNTNEEYYFIASVDE; encoded by the coding sequence ATGAAAAACATAAAATCTTATGATGTGAAACGACATTTTATTTCATTAATAAAGCAAACTCTAAGGGAAATACTGATATTTCTTCATTTAGATTTAACCAAAAATCTTAAATACGACAGACTTACAAGGATAATATTAAGGAAAAATTTAAAAAGAAACAGTAATTGCATTGATGTTGGCTGTCATAAAGGTGAAATATTAGACTTAATGCTGAGTTATGCACCCGATGGGAAACACTACGCTTTTGAGCCTATTCCCCATATGTTTAACGATTTGAAAAATAAATACAGAAATAAAGCTGAGGTTTTTCCCTATGCAATTTCGGATAATAGTGGTGAAACAGTGTTTCAATTTGTCAAAAATGCACCGGCGTACAGTGGTATAAAAAGAAGACGTTACGACATTACAAATCCGATAATTGAAGAAATAAATGTAGAATTAAAAACCTTAGATGAAATTATTCCTTCAAACGAAAAAATTCATTTAATTAAAATTGATGTTGAGGGTGGAGAATTTGGAGTTTTGAAAGGTGCGAAAAACTTGCTTAAAACAAACAAACCTATAATTATATTTGAATGCGGAAAAGGTGCCAGCGACTACTATGGAACCTCTCCTCTCGACTTATACGATTTTTTATCGAACGAAATAGGTTTGAAAATGTACACACTTCAATCTTTTATTAAAAACAAACAACCTATTAAGGTGGTTGAATTTGAAAATTATTTTAATACTAATGAAGAGTATTATTTTATAGCCAGTGTTGACGAATAA
- a CDS encoding T9SS type A sorting domain-containing protein: MKNTRILKTKITRITTISLFLVCLMFSLSIVAQNNLVFKKPSKQNTNFEWEQLLEKKSPTVNKHKSNIDWWEPDTIYVRRTTNTYYREICTYNNQSYMLTQLYQVWDGAWVNFDLYTFTYDENNNMLTQLHQEWEDGWVNAELYTYTYNANNSILTSLSQTWDGGWVNSSNYTYTYDANNNLIIGLDQSWQNNSWVNTFRSTYTYDENNNMLSLLFQEWLDNDWNNKLKYTMTYDANNNLQTRIFQMWDGDWINSYKYTFTHDANNNLVSELYQKWQGDWVDNSKSDYTYDANNNLLTKLSQSWQNDWVNSSKNTYTYDANNNLLTDLYQKWEGNWFNDTKSDFTYDANNNCTLAERNEWISGSWQQSDGKLYLYYNNMKVWRQYYNCYKVTALYEYFNISGFFGKELPNISPSVSIYPNPTCNSFVVDTEGEITITLHNMSGKEVLSENTNGKTVINIGHLPNGIYNVQIFSGNKIIGYSKIVKQ; encoded by the coding sequence ATGAAAAACACGAGAATTTTAAAAACAAAAATTACAAGAATAACAACTATCTCGTTATTCTTAGTATGCTTAATGTTTAGCTTGAGCATCGTTGCACAAAACAATTTGGTTTTTAAAAAACCAAGCAAGCAAAACACAAATTTTGAATGGGAACAATTGCTTGAAAAAAAATCTCCTACAGTAAACAAACACAAATCTAATATCGATTGGTGGGAGCCCGATACAATATACGTTCGCAGAACTACCAACACGTATTATAGAGAAATTTGCACTTACAACAATCAAAGTTATATGCTAACGCAATTATATCAAGTATGGGATGGCGCTTGGGTTAATTTCGACCTTTATACATTCACCTACGATGAAAATAATAACATGCTAACACAATTACATCAAGAGTGGGAAGATGGTTGGGTTAATGCTGAACTATATACTTATACATACAATGCTAACAACAGCATACTTACGTCTTTAAGTCAAACATGGGATGGCGGTTGGGTTAACTCTTCCAACTATACCTACACCTACGATGCCAACAACAACTTGATAATTGGATTGGATCAATCATGGCAAAATAATTCTTGGGTAAATACCTTTAGATCGACTTATACCTACGACGAAAATAACAACATGCTGTCATTATTGTTTCAAGAGTGGCTAGATAATGATTGGAATAATAAGCTGAAATATACCATGACCTACGATGCTAACAATAACTTGCAAACCAGAATATTTCAAATGTGGGACGGTGATTGGATAAATAGTTATAAATATACTTTTACCCACGATGCAAACAATAACTTAGTATCGGAATTATATCAAAAGTGGCAAGGCGATTGGGTTGATAATTCTAAATCTGATTATACTTACGATGCAAACAATAACTTGCTAACTAAATTATCTCAAAGTTGGCAAAACGACTGGGTTAATAGTTCTAAAAACACGTACACCTACGATGCTAACAATAACCTGCTGACCGATTTATATCAAAAGTGGGAAGGCAATTGGTTTAATGATACTAAATCTGATTTTACCTACGATGCAAACAATAACTGTACATTAGCAGAAAGAAACGAATGGATAAGTGGAAGCTGGCAACAATCGGACGGTAAATTGTATTTGTATTATAATAATATGAAAGTCTGGAGGCAATATTACAATTGCTACAAAGTTACGGCGTTATATGAGTATTTTAATATATCTGGATTTTTCGGTAAAGAGTTGCCAAATATTTCGCCAAGTGTTTCAATTTATCCAAACCCAACCTGCAACAGCTTTGTTGTCGACACAGAAGGAGAAATAACTATAACACTGCACAACATGTCAGGAAAAGAAGTCCTGTCTGAAAATACAAATGGCAAAACAGTAATAAATATAGGTCATTTGCCAAACGGGATTTATAATGTTCAAATCTTTTCGGGAAATAAAATTATTGGATATAGCAAAATTGTGAAGCAGTGA
- a CDS encoding glycosyltransferase family 39 protein, translating to MNDLYYSIPTIVFCAIGYYFSWKYYSKHNFTIAVILLMICGLALRVYTSCDFFLHPWDERYHALVAKNLINHPLTPTLYDNPILPYDYKNWTGNHIWVHKQPLPLWTMAASMWLFGVNEIALRLPSRILTTIGIWLAFFIGSYFCNKKVGYLTAFLFSINGLIIELTAGRVATDHIDIFFLFFIELAVVFSILFAQRKKLVFNLLAGVSIGAAILSKWLPALIVLPIWLLVVLDSEKFKPKEIIFNFIILLATCCLIFLPWQLYIFKAFPVEASWEASFNLKHITEVLEGRTGPFYYFIDRIRINYGELIYLPLIWYLWKYAKNIKDLKRLAIVIWVIVPLVFFSIPKTKMQAYVLFISPALFLMTAEFFHMLNDYKKNRKLKWVFNLILILLIVLPIRYSIERVKPFEQSNRNPAWVANLRKLNEKNISKGVLLNYDKPIEAMFYTNLTAYPYIPDKNKITDMIEEGYTVIINDNGKIPDDIKSINGIIIERLSSE from the coding sequence ATGAACGATCTATACTACTCCATACCGACTATTGTGTTTTGTGCGATAGGATACTATTTCTCGTGGAAATATTATTCAAAACATAATTTCACAATTGCTGTTATTTTACTCATGATTTGCGGACTTGCACTTAGAGTTTACACTTCATGCGATTTTTTCCTGCATCCATGGGACGAACGCTATCACGCTCTTGTTGCAAAAAATCTCATAAATCACCCATTAACACCTACACTTTACGACAATCCGATTTTACCATACGACTACAAAAATTGGACGGGAAATCATATTTGGGTTCATAAACAACCGTTACCACTTTGGACAATGGCAGCAAGTATGTGGTTGTTTGGAGTTAACGAAATAGCATTGCGACTTCCTTCAAGAATTCTGACGACAATAGGAATTTGGCTTGCATTTTTTATAGGTAGTTATTTCTGCAATAAAAAAGTTGGCTATCTAACAGCTTTCCTTTTTTCCATCAATGGATTGATAATAGAATTAACCGCCGGAAGAGTCGCAACCGACCACATAGACATTTTCTTTTTGTTCTTCATTGAGTTAGCGGTTGTATTCAGCATACTTTTTGCACAAAGAAAAAAATTGGTTTTCAATCTTCTTGCGGGAGTTAGTATTGGTGCTGCAATTTTATCAAAGTGGTTGCCGGCGCTAATTGTTTTGCCTATCTGGCTATTGGTTGTACTCGACTCAGAAAAATTTAAACCAAAAGAAATCATTTTCAATTTCATTATTTTGCTTGCTACCTGCTGTTTGATTTTTCTACCGTGGCAACTGTACATCTTCAAGGCATTTCCCGTTGAGGCAAGTTGGGAAGCGAGTTTCAACTTAAAACACATAACCGAAGTTCTTGAAGGAAGAACCGGACCATTTTACTATTTTATCGACAGAATTAGAATAAACTACGGAGAGCTGATTTACCTACCATTGATTTGGTATCTATGGAAGTATGCAAAAAACATTAAAGACTTGAAACGATTGGCAATAGTTATATGGGTTATAGTCCCTCTAGTCTTTTTCTCAATCCCAAAAACAAAAATGCAGGCATACGTTCTTTTTATTTCTCCTGCTCTGTTTCTGATGACTGCCGAGTTTTTCCACATGTTAAACGATTACAAAAAGAACCGAAAGTTGAAATGGGTTTTCAATTTGATTCTAATATTGTTGATTGTTTTACCTATTCGCTACTCTATTGAAAGAGTAAAACCATTTGAGCAAAGTAACAGAAACCCTGCTTGGGTAGCTAACTTACGAAAGCTCAACGAAAAAAACATTTCTAAAGGAGTGTTGTTAAATTACGACAAACCGATTGAAGCAATGTTTTATACCAATCTCACTGCTTATCCGTATATCCCTGACAAAAATAAAATTACCGATATGATAGAAGAAGGATACACGGTAATAATTAACGACAATGGAAAAATACCCGACGACATCAAATCAATTAATGGAATAATAATTGAAAGACTCAGCAGCGAGTAA